The following are from one region of the Aspergillus chevalieri M1 DNA, chromosome 1, nearly complete sequence genome:
- the ORM1 gene encoding ORMDL family protein (BUSCO:EOG09264F60;~COG:S;~EggNog:ENOG410PI6A;~InterPro:IPR007203;~PFAM:PF04061;~TransMembrane:2 (i124-140o146-164i);~go_component: GO:0005789 - endoplasmic reticulum membrane [Evidence IEA];~go_component: GO:0016021 - integral component of membrane [Evidence IEA]), which translates to MDQTKSGRRRRSSSIIYQEPAESLEHTSDQAALPNLNANWVNAKGAWTIHFVLIVALKIFYDIIPGVSQETSWTLTNISYMFGSFIMFHWVRGIPFEFNAGAYDNLNMWEQIDNGDQYTPTKKFLLCVPIVLFLLSTHYTHYDLTYFTINFLATLGVVIPKLPFSHRLRIGFLSGDPEEL; encoded by the exons ATGGACCAAACAAAGTCTGGGAGAAGGAGGCGGTCGAGCAGTATTATTTACCAGGAGCCTGCGGAGTCGTTGGAGCATACTAGTGATCAGGCTGCGTTGCCCAACCTCAATGCGAACTGGGTTAATGCCAAAG GCGCCTGGACTATCCATTTCGTTCTGATCGTGGCCCTGAAGATTTTCTATGACATTATCCCCGGCGTCTCGCAGGAAACATCATGGACTCTCACCAACATCAGCTACATGTTCGGCTCTTTTATCATGTTCCACTGGGTGCGGGGTATTCCATTCGAATTCAACGCCGGTGCTTACGATAATCTCAACATGTGGGAGCAAATCGACAATGGAGATCAATATACGCCGACAAAGAAGTTCCTCCTCTGCGTACCCattgttctctttcttctcagCACTCATTATACCCACTACGACCTGACATATTTCACCATCAATTTCCTGGCCACGCTGGGTGTCGTTATTCCCAAACTTCCTTTC TCACACCGACTGCGGATAGGTTTCCTCTCCGGCGATCCGGAGGAACTATAG